The window tatatatatatatatatatatatatatatatatatatatatatatatatatatatatatatatatatatatatatatatatatatatataatgcatgcgtTTGGAGccacacaaatacacattcaCATGTGCTAACTTGATTATACTTTTGCCTACAAGAGGTCTTTTGCGGAATATATGTGGAATAAGTAGTCGATTTGAAAACAGTATCTGACAGAAAGGtctaataaaaattgtaaatgaacaTGAGTGTGTAAGTACACAGTCGCAGAATTGCTTTCCAAAATTTtgataaacatgtttatatactCATTTAACTGAGTTTTTAAAAGGGAATTGATTGAAAATACTGCGATTCAGCCTATTATAGCTCTTTAGTAATTAATTGCATAGGTAGTCAAATAATTAGTTAATGTTTGTTGTCTTAGTCTCTTATTTAATGACTAATTTGATAATTAGTTAatgtattcttttgttatttatgtattcgtTTAATTACTATTTTAATAATTAGGTAATATCAATTGTTATTTAAGTATTATTAATGCAATGTTGAgttaattaaattatttgttatttatgtattaatttaatgttaagttAGTGAAATTATTTGTTATGTATTAACAATCTAATATGTAGTTAATGGAATCATTTGTTACCTATGgatttatttgaatattcatttattatttgcgTATTTCTATTTCTCATGAAATTCCCTAATCCTTAATCTTTCAAGGTTCCCCTCTGCCCTTCCCTCAGGCCGAACAAGCGCGAGATCTACTCGGACACGGGCGGCACCGACGAGGAAGAGGAACTGGAAcagtcggaggaggaggaggacctcacCGCCGACATGAAACCAGATCCCACCTCCTACTTATTGACCGACGCGGCggcaccaccgccgccgccgcccgcGTCCTCCCATCCTCATCCTCAGCAGCAccagcatcctcctcctcctcctcctgcttcctcccatcccctcctcccgcCAGCGAGTATTCGACGACGGGCCCCAATGCCAAGAGACTGAAATACGACGCCGTGGAGGTCCAGAAGATGAATtcgtcctcctccccctcctcctcctccgccttctcctcctcctcctccgagatGGAGATCCTGAAGATGATCGTGAATTTCCAGAGCGCCAGGCAAGAGGACGAGGAGAACGAAGAGCGCCTCTTCTGCCTCAGTCTCGTCCCCTCCCTCAAGAGACTCCCGCTCGAGAAGAGGAGTCTGGCCAAGCTGCAGATCCAGAAGATACTCCACATCATGGAGTTTCCGGATCTCAAGTGCGATTTCTAGCGTCGGGACAATTTACGGATTTCTAGATCTCAGAGTAAAACTGTAACATCTGGGCATTCATTTTCCAGATCTCAAGAGAAAATTGTAAGATCTGGGCATTCATTTTCCAGATCTCAGAATAAAATTGTAAGGTCTGGACGTTAATTTTTCAGATCTCAAGTGCGAGTTTTAACGCTCGAAAATTTTCCAGATCTCAAGATAATAATATAACATCGGGGTATTAATTTTCCAGATCTCAAGTGCAAGTTTTAACGTTGGGAAATATTCCAGAacctaaattaaaattaatctccATGGAATTGCCAGATCTCAGGTGCGAATTCTAACGCTGGAAATTTTTCCAGATCTCAAGATAAGAATATAACATCGGGGAATTAATTTTCCAGATCTTAAGTGCAAGTTTTAACGCTGGGAAATATTCCAGAACTTAAATATAATCTCCATGGAATTGCCAGATCTCAAGCGCGAGTTTTAACGATGGAAAATTTTCCAGATCTCAAGATAAGAATATAACATCGGGGAATTAATTTTCCAGATCTTAAGTGTAAGTTTTAACTTTGAAAAAGTATTCCAAATCTTAAGTTAAAATTGAACTCTATGGAATTGTCTGATCTCAAGTGCGAGTTTTAACGTCATTGAATTTCTCAGATCTCAAGATAAAACGCAACACCAGGGGATGAATTTTCCAGAACTCAAGAGCGAGTTTCAACGTCACGGACCTTAGCAAATATTAAGTTAATATTTAGATATCAGGGAAGATGTAGGCCTCAGTTGGAAATGTAAATTAAGAGAATTTCCAGATCTGAAGTGAGAATTTTTTAATCATGTTCCTGCGCCCGTCCGAGTCTTACGTTGGCAGACTTCATGTTTAGTAAACTGCGCGGAGATGGAGAACTGTTATCTTGTTTTTGATGGAAAAGAAGCATTATCCAATTTACAGAATAAGCTGAGGTAAGCATGAGGCCTCctcaaaaatttaaaacttgTCGTATACCTCTTGAAATTTCACGTAGTGTTTGTTGTACTGTGTGAGGGATGATCAACATTTCTGAATTTGCGATTTGATTAAGTAGCCTTTGTGATAACCCGTGAAATTACTTGTGATTTGCTTATTACTTACAAGGGAGGGTTACGAATTGTCAAGTGAATTTGACAAGATAACGGAATTACCCAACGTCAGTATCggaaactgaataattaattttatttagaaaaatattgatGGCTCTTTTCAGCACAATAACAGGTCAGGTTTTAAACTACATGTGTTATCTATGTTACTGTGAAGGGTAAAATTGTGTCAGCTTTAAATTGTGCGTCACTTCAGTACATTTGACtaatctatttattgatttagatCTATGAACTGACGTTACAAACAATATACTGATCTCTGTACTCAATCGTTTTCTACCTGCTTGTGATTTGACTTGAATAAGCAAAAAAGTTCAtgaacccctccccccttccctccatcTTGGGTCCTGCCTTGCCCTTGTTCATGTTTTCtttgggcctgggctagaaaagggcgtTACGTTGCCCTCCCCATCtgcctctgcaaaaaaaaaagggctatCTTAGATTTTTGATTTTCGAGATTCATGTAAATAAGTGTCATGTTATTCGCAGCCATATTGTCGTCATGGAAGTATTAGCTTTTTTTCACCCTTAGCTTTTCATtattagcttttattattatgaaaatgattctGGTGCACACTATGTTATTTTCAAGGAAGATTACATATCATTATTGTAGCCGGTAGAAATGggattatgataaatatttttgttatgtgtCGTAGTAGTATAAGGAAGAGCACTAGTAGAATACGGACTGTTAACAAGGGTCATTGGCATTTATGGATTTACTAGATTAGACGTAGTTTACTTATAGTGggtagtacagtagtagtagtagtactagtagtagtagtaatagtagtagtagtactagtagtagtaacagaagtcgtagcaatagtagtaatagtagtagtagtagtagtagtagtagtagtagtagtagtagtagtagtagtagtataaggGAAATGTATAGCGTATGGGTACGATTATTCATGTTATTCAAATAAGTCAGTAATTGTAAGACTATGGAATGTCCAAggaagtaatttatatttttgttatattttgttgctACAGATATAAACAACGATGAATAAAAGATGGTAGAGATTTTGTGTGTCTTTGGATGTCCATAAGAAACGCAGTAGACTCATAATTGAATATTTCCACATTCTCGtgataagaatatgaagaaatagaatacatacttacattcatacatacatttgtggAAATTGTATGTTCATcgttatgatgaaataaagttgaTTTGTTATCAAACCTTGTAAATAGTACAATCACAACAGGATATCTGCAGCAGAAGATATAATTCTCATGGAGTATGAAATCACCATACATGCATGTACGGTATATTTACTATAACTGTtgaatcttcttctttcttctttttcttttaacgtgcttttattcccattattatatggggtaagcacgatgccttcttttgaaggactttttgatttggctttggggtagacctgtggtctcgatcggctgccctgcctgacatcgcttagaccccggtacgtatgtttcatataGTGTGGATATTCAACTGAGCGtgcttatgaataatgaatagacTAATTGTAGAGTTTCGACAgcttttttgtaaagaaatttttgATAACTATAAAATAGTTATAGGATTTGTTAGTCATATTTTTACGCGATCAGTAGAAATTTGAGTCAGCGTGTAATATCTGTAAACGTAGACCATTGTTCAAGTATAATTTGTCGAGGTCATCAGAACAATTAGAATGCGATTGTTTTTTCTGATTATCTCTAAAAATGCGactgccccgtaggggggttagtgccgtcagtgcatctcaggaggtgcactgtaggcattacctaaggttctttgcattgtcccttcggctcctagctgcagcccccttcattccttttattgtaccttcgttcccattctttcttccatcttcatttccaccttttcccaacagttgtttcatagtgaagtgcgaagttttcctcctgttacacctctcaaaccattttactcttaggttccctttcagagctgaatgaccgtatcggtcccggtgcttggcctttggcctaaattctacatcaGTTCAATTCAGTAATGGCTATGAAAACGTTCCTTGTAAAAATTGTCCCTATTTAAATGTTCCTTGAGAAACGATTCCTGTTACAGCGATCCttgaaaaatgtttcattgtttcGGAATACTATTAATATTTTGCCGGGATATATGGAATGAATAAAGTTAAAGCTTTAAGATAATGGGGAGATATCTGATGCATACTTGCTGGCACAGAAAACGAGTAGGTAggtgaaaaaaaatgtgtatttcttTGCAgttacatctacatatatatatactgtatatatatatagaacataataGTTTAAGTAACATTCCATAGCTGCTTGTATTTGTAAATGCGTATGTAGTTGTTGAAAGTATTTATGGGGACGGATGGAGGATTAATGTGGCTTCCATTAATCTTGTAAAGACAAATGTTATGCATCTTGacctaccctccccctccccacatctCCAGGGGAGAAATGGAGCCTTCTCTCTGTTGGTTGGACCATTCGGAGGTCCACATTCGGCCTCCTACCTTATCCCAAGCCTTACTACACTTAGGGCGAGGGCCCAAGCTGACTTCATTCTGGCCAAATGTGAACCAACATAGCCATCTACGGTCACTTAAGTACTCTTATTAAAACTTTTTCGCCAGTAGGTTTCACCATAGATTATGGAACCAGAGGAGGAATATTAAGATGATCGAGCAGTTTTTGAAGGCCACTTAGCGAAAACGGTTTATTACTGAGaggatgaaagtgatgtggagtTTCTGTGTTGATAAACCCACAGTTACCTACATGGTCCTGAGTACAGTTGGTTCCATGCTTAAGAAGAATTTTCAAGAGAtcacaaacctccgccaaggttgAGCAGTTCACCTCAGCCCCCCCTCAAAAGCTCCCTTATCCAAGTAGGATTTTTCCCAAAGTTTAATCACTACCAACAATTTACGTAAAAATCAAACCTTATTTTACGTAATTTTGCTAAGTAACAGACTGACAGAAGAGGAAACGGAAAGCAATAATTGGGCCGGAAGGACACTGCAATAATTAACCTGAAGGGATACTGCAATATTGGGGCTGAAAGGACACTGCAGTGATGGGACCCAAGGGTTGCTGCCATGAAGGACTGAAATGCCACTGCGATGATTGGGCTGAAGGAACACTGCAATGATGGGACCAATGGGATCCCACCATAATAGAATTGATGGAACACTCCAATAATGGGACTGAAACGACACTTCAGAAATGGGGTTAGAGAATCCGTTTAGTAATTGAACACTGCAATGATAGGAAAGAAGTGGCACTGCAACAATGGGACTGAAAGGACACTTTAATAATGCGACTAAAGGAACACTGCAGTGTTGGGCCAAGGGTACACTAATAATGAGTCTGAAAGGACACTACGGTGCAATATTGGAACAGAATGGGCGCTACAATATTGGGACAATGAGGCTGAAAGGACACTACAGTGCAATATTGGAACTGAATGGGCGCTACAATATTGGGACAATGAGGCTGAAGGACACTACGGTGCAATATTGGAACTGAATGGGTGCTACAATATTGGGACAATGAGGCTGAAAGGACACTACAGTGCAATATTGGAACTGAATGGGCGCTACAATATTGGGACAATGAGGCTGAAAGGACACTACAGTGCAATATTGGAACTGAATGGGCGCTACAATATTGGGACAATGAGGCTGAAAAGACACTACA of the Macrobrachium rosenbergii isolate ZJJX-2024 chromosome 16, ASM4041242v1, whole genome shotgun sequence genome contains:
- the LOC136847395 gene encoding uncharacterized protein isoform X1, which encodes MPGSVASFEGQVREGDEEERESQESGVERSPGVPGKLASHVATHVLDFPRQTQACQAEQARDLLGHGRHRRGRGTGTVGGGGGPHRRHETRSHLLLIDRRGGTTAAAARVLPSSSSAAPASSSSSSCFLPSPPPASEYSTTGPNAKRLKYDAVEVQKMNSSSSPSSSSAFSSSSSEMEILKMIVNFQSARQEDEENEERLFCLSLVPSLKRLPLEKRSLAKLQIQKILHIMEFPDLKCDF
- the LOC136847395 gene encoding transcription factor Adf-1-like isoform X2 — its product is MNQLDQDEKLIIEVQQYPGLYDQNSYDYRDLRKKEKMWQNVSESLGLHAKECQARWRVLRDKFVREMRKNVNPKRAGSSALQVYQGSWPLMSQLMFLTSHVKHKPVRPNKREIYSDTGGTDEEEELEQSEEEEDLTADMKPDPTSYLLTDAAAPPPPPPAEYSTTGPNAKRLKYDAVEVQKMNSSSSPSSSSAFSSSSSEMEILKMIVNFQSARQEDEENEERLFCLSLVPSLKRLPLEKRSLAKLQIQKILHIMEFPDLKCDF